One genomic window of Candidatus Nitrospira nitrosa includes the following:
- a CDS encoding CPBP family intramembrane glutamic endopeptidase produces MNEQTLSIGQLRGIPEAGQSAVSAASPLPYNSRWSRFVSAICAGVLLASLAGILWLSLTVPKLQRFEDPGRALDLMVSRMMEAQDGLHRAPKWMQWLAEWTMDNQEQASRQAVRWYQELIATTDDPSAKLRLAILLGESSRESEALAEAQGWHDRGTSAESFRSLIVAAYDTVPLSLAQETNLQTILAETLPSGWFYDHLAARLARRAGDHALLTTVETQSQMKQEQVQRWVRPLMISELTCLAIGSVILLGIIRLQDRRLNVLQLHSPGVPPPWSGGTAAAVILRGGALGALMTIAFLSTPALNQGSLRALAIPLANLPLLLIAYVRLLKPAGLDFWQGFGLRLDRGDRGRLVCIIFAVVAAALWGEWGLGQAAEYLKLENHWTEWFDQDLVWATPPMLATSLLEYVILAPIFEEIVFRGLLFAMFRRRFTFLPAALLSATIFALAHGYSLLGFISVLWSGFLWAWIYDRTGSLIPGMVAHAVNNLLVCLTVMALLR; encoded by the coding sequence ATGAATGAACAGACACTCTCAATTGGACAGCTACGAGGGATTCCAGAAGCCGGTCAGTCAGCGGTCTCAGCGGCCTCTCCGCTCCCATATAACAGTCGATGGTCGCGTTTCGTAAGCGCGATCTGTGCTGGAGTCCTGTTGGCCTCCCTTGCAGGGATCCTCTGGCTGTCCCTGACCGTTCCGAAACTTCAACGATTCGAGGATCCAGGGCGCGCGCTTGACCTCATGGTCAGTCGGATGATGGAAGCCCAAGATGGCCTGCACCGTGCCCCGAAATGGATGCAATGGTTGGCGGAATGGACGATGGACAATCAGGAGCAAGCCTCTCGTCAGGCCGTCAGGTGGTATCAGGAACTGATCGCGACGACTGATGATCCATCGGCAAAGCTTCGGTTGGCGATTCTCCTTGGTGAATCCAGTCGTGAATCCGAGGCGCTTGCCGAAGCCCAGGGATGGCATGATCGTGGAACATCCGCCGAGTCTTTTCGATCGCTGATTGTCGCAGCGTACGATACGGTCCCACTTTCACTGGCCCAGGAGACAAATCTACAGACCATACTGGCAGAGACGTTGCCGAGCGGATGGTTCTACGACCATCTGGCTGCGAGGCTGGCACGACGGGCGGGTGATCATGCGCTCCTGACGACCGTCGAGACACAGAGTCAGATGAAGCAAGAGCAGGTTCAGCGATGGGTTCGTCCATTGATGATCAGTGAGTTGACCTGTCTTGCCATTGGGTCGGTGATCCTGTTGGGAATCATTCGATTGCAAGACCGGCGGCTGAATGTACTCCAGCTCCATTCACCGGGGGTGCCTCCGCCGTGGTCTGGAGGGACGGCTGCTGCAGTGATTCTCCGGGGAGGCGCCTTGGGCGCGCTGATGACCATCGCGTTCCTGTCTACACCCGCACTGAACCAGGGATCATTGCGTGCACTGGCTATTCCTCTCGCGAATCTTCCGCTGCTGCTGATCGCCTATGTGCGTTTGCTCAAGCCGGCTGGTCTCGATTTCTGGCAGGGATTTGGCCTTCGGCTCGATCGTGGCGACCGTGGGCGACTGGTTTGCATCATCTTTGCCGTGGTTGCAGCTGCACTTTGGGGTGAATGGGGCCTGGGACAAGCCGCAGAGTATCTGAAGCTTGAAAATCATTGGACTGAATGGTTCGATCAGGACTTGGTGTGGGCGACTCCGCCCATGCTCGCCACCAGTTTGCTTGAGTATGTGATTCTCGCGCCGATTTTTGAAGAGATTGTGTTTCGGGGGCTTCTCTTTGCGATGTTCCGCCGGCGATTCACGTTTCTTCCCGCCGCATTACTCAGCGCGACCATCTTTGCACTGGCTCATGGCTACAGTTTGTTGGGATTTATCAGCGTCCTCTGGAGTGGGTTCCTCTGGGCTTGGATCTATGATCGAACGGGGAGCCTCATCCCCGGCATGGTGGCCCATGCCGTAAACAACTTGCTGGTCT